The sequence below is a genomic window from Chondrinema litorale.
AATGGGAAGCTACAAAAATGACTGGTAGTCATGATGGATCTATCGATTTATCAGAAGGTACAATTATGGTAGAAAATGGATCAATTACTACTGGTAGTTTTTCAATTGATTTAAATACTATTACAGCTCTTGATTTAAAAGATGATCCTGAAACTGCAGGTAAATTAGAAGGTCACTTAAAGTCTGGTGATTTCTTTAATGTTGAATTAAGTCCAGTTTCTACTTTCGAAATTACTTCTGTTACAGAAGGTGGCGAAGGTGGTGCAACTCACACAATCACTGGTAACTTAACTATCAAAAACATAACAAACGAAATCTCTTTCCCTGCAACTGTTTCTACAGAAGGTAGCACTATTAAGGCTATTGGTTCAGCA
It includes:
- a CDS encoding YceI family protein — translated: MLKSSKNILVLAISAFIISCSGAKNETAVTEEPAAEETTTASSLSDGTYSIDTASSMVKWEATKMTGSHDGSIDLSEGTIMVENGSITTGSFSIDLNTITALDLKDDPETAGKLEGHLKSGDFFNVELSPVSTFEITSVTEGGEGGATHTITGNLTIKNITNEISFPATVSTEGSTIKAIGSAVLDRTKWDMMFHSGLEQWGDKTIKDEFNVTFDITASKEQA